The Crocinitomicaceae bacterium genome includes a region encoding these proteins:
- a CDS encoding type II toxin-antitoxin system RelE/ParE family toxin: protein MIISFGNKDTKKIWEGERIKGLSTELQETSRRKLRMLNNSQDLNDLMIPPSNRLEKLKGNLKDFYSIRINNQWRIIFKWNNGNASEVEIVDYH from the coding sequence ATGATTATTTCATTTGGAAACAAAGACACAAAGAAAATTTGGGAGGGAGAACGAATCAAAGGACTTTCTACAGAACTTCAGGAAACTTCAAGAAGAAAATTAAGAATGTTAAACAACTCGCAAGACCTTAACGACCTTATGATTCCGCCTTCGAATCGACTTGAAAAATTGAAAGGAAATCTGAAAGACTTTTATTCAATCCGAATAAATAATCAGTGGCGAATAATATTCAAATGGAATAATGGGAACGCTTCCGAAGTTGAAATAGTAGATTATCATTAA
- a CDS encoding Fic family protein, translated as MGYYIHQKDNWPNFTWNNDEFLNFLSEARNLQGRLIGKMESLGFELRDEALLETLTLDVLKSAEIEGEILNPEQVRSSIAQRLGMEFAGAIMSDRNVDGMVEMMIDATRNCFNPLTTERLFDWHAALFPMRRSGIFKITVADWRKDTSGQMQVVSGTAGREKIHFQAPDADLIEMEMNRFIKWFNEENKIDLVIKAAIAHIWFVTIHPFQDGNGRITRALTDMLLAQSDKSTQRFYSMSAQIRTERKEYYEILEKTQKGDLDISEWIKWFLCCLINALKATDNILTRVLLKADFWNRNSKTIINERQKKVLNKLLDGFEGKLTSMKWAKLTKCSKDTAIRDINDLINKDILQKKSAGGRSTNYELKKMK; from the coding sequence ATGGGGTATTATATACATCAGAAAGATAATTGGCCAAATTTCACATGGAATAATGACGAGTTCCTTAATTTTCTGAGCGAGGCGAGAAATTTACAAGGACGATTAATTGGTAAAATGGAATCTCTGGGATTTGAATTACGAGATGAAGCTTTACTTGAAACGTTAACTTTGGATGTATTAAAATCTGCAGAGATTGAAGGAGAAATATTAAATCCTGAGCAAGTCCGTTCCTCAATTGCTCAAAGATTAGGAATGGAATTTGCTGGTGCAATTATGTCAGATAGAAATGTAGATGGGATGGTTGAAATGATGATTGATGCGACCCGAAATTGTTTTAATCCATTGACAACAGAGAGACTTTTTGATTGGCACGCAGCATTGTTTCCAATGCGTAGAAGTGGAATTTTCAAAATAACAGTTGCCGATTGGAGAAAAGATACATCTGGACAAATGCAAGTTGTATCGGGTACTGCTGGGAGAGAAAAAATTCATTTTCAAGCTCCCGATGCTGATTTAATCGAAATGGAAATGAACCGTTTTATAAAATGGTTTAACGAAGAAAATAAAATTGATTTAGTAATAAAAGCTGCAATTGCTCACATTTGGTTTGTGACAATTCATCCATTTCAAGATGGGAATGGACGAATTACAAGAGCCTTAACTGATATGTTATTAGCTCAATCAGATAAAAGCACACAGCGATTTTATAGTATGTCTGCTCAAATTAGGACAGAAAGAAAAGAATACTACGAAATTCTTGAAAAAACCCAAAAAGGAGACCTTGACATATCCGAATGGATAAAATGGTTTTTATGCTGTTTAATTAATGCATTAAAAGCAACCGATAATATTCTTACACGAGTTTTGTTAAAAGCAGATTTCTGGAATAGAAATTCAAAGACAATAATTAACGAGAGACAGAAGAAGGTATTAAACAAATTACTGGATGGATTTGAGGGCAAACTGACTTCAATGAAATGGGCTAAGCTTACAAAATGTTCAAAAGATACCGCAATCAGAGACATTAATGACTTGATAAATAAGGATATATTACAAAAAAAGTCCGCAGGCGGAAGAAGTACAAATTATGAATTGAAAAAAATGAAATAA
- a CDS encoding HigA family addiction module antidote protein, with amino-acid sequence MRKLKNIHPGEILLEEFLIPMEITAYRLSKDIAIPQTRISEILKGNRRITADTALRLSKYFGNSAKFWLGLQDDFDLEEEFRAKQKELSGIKKFVNNAA; translated from the coding sequence ATGAGAAAATTAAAAAACATACATCCAGGCGAAATTTTACTTGAAGAATTTCTGATTCCAATGGAAATTACTGCATACAGACTTTCAAAAGACATTGCAATTCCTCAGACCAGAATTTCAGAAATACTTAAAGGTAACCGCAGAATTACCGCTGACACTGCTTTGAGACTATCGAAGTATTTTGGTAACAGTGCAAAATTCTGGCTCGGACTTCAGGACGACTTCGATCTTGAAGAAGAATTTCGTGCAAAACAAAAGGAACTGAGTGGAATAAAAAAATTCGTAAACAACGCTGCATAA
- a CDS encoding type II toxin-antitoxin system RelE/ParE family toxin, with product MEKKPNREIFYYKRYYLDFFEKLRPEVKKKFNWTLQLIMSIDRVPEKYFKHLTGSTGIYEIRVEVGSEIFRVFAFFDKGQIIILANGFQKKTQKTPKNELELAEKLKKQYFNEKDK from the coding sequence GTGGAGAAAAAACCTAACAGAGAAATCTTTTACTATAAGAGATATTATCTTGACTTTTTTGAAAAGTTAAGACCAGAAGTTAAGAAAAAGTTCAACTGGACATTACAACTCATAATGTCAATAGACAGAGTACCTGAGAAATACTTTAAACACTTAACTGGCTCGACAGGTATTTACGAAATAAGAGTTGAAGTTGGGTCTGAAATTTTTAGAGTATTTGCATTTTTTGACAAAGGACAAATAATAATATTAGCAAATGGCTTTCAAAAAAAGACTCAAAAGACACCAAAGAATGAACTTGAATTAGCAGAGAAACTTAAAAAACAATACTTCAATGAAAAAGACAAATAA